The Solirubrobacter pauli sequence GCTGGCCGGGCGCGGCGACGAGGTCGTGCTCGTCGACCAGTTCGAGCCGGGGGACGCCCGCGCCACGTCCGGCGGCGAGACGCGGCTGATCCGCTGCTCGCACGGCCCGGACGCCGACTACACGGCGATGGCGCGCCGCGCGCGCACGCTGTGGCGCGAGCTGGAGGCCGAGACCGGCGCCTCCCTGTTGACCGAATGCGGCGTCTCCTGGTTCGCCCATGGCGACGACGGCTGGGAGGCGGCGTCGGAGGCGACGCTGCGCACGCTCGGCATCCCCGTCGTGCATCAGGACGTGCGCGAGGCCGCCGCGCAGTTCCCGTCCTTCAACGGCGACGACCTCGCGTGGGTGCTCCACGAGCCCGAGGCCGGCGTGCTGCGCGCGCAGCTCGGCGTGCAGACGCTCGCCAGCGCCGCCGCGGCGCGAGGCGCCCGGATCGTGCGAGGCGTCGCGCGGCCGGACGGCGACCGCGTGGTCGTCGGCGACGAGGTGCTGGCGGCCGACCGCGTCGTCTGGAGCTGCGGTGGCTGGTTGGCCAAGCTGTTCGGAGGGCTGGTCGAGCTGCGCGTAACGCGCCAGGAGCTGTTCTTCTTCGCCGGCGGGCCGGGCTGGGACCGCAGTCCCGGCTGGGTCGACTACGACCGCGCCGTCTACGGCACCGGCGACCTCGACGCGCTCGGCGTGAAGGTCGCGTGGGACATGGAGGGCCCGGCGCTCGACCCCGACGCGGACCTGCCCCCGGCCACCGACGAGACGGAGCGGCTCACCCGCGGGTACGCCGCGGACCGCTTCCCGGCGCTCGCGCAGGCGCGGCTCGTCGGGTCCAAGACCTGCCGCTACGAGATCTCGCCCGACTCGCAGTTCATCGCCGCGCCGCATCCCGAGCACCCGTCCGTGTGGATCGTCGGCGGCGGCTCCGGCCACGGCTTCAAGCACGGCCCGGCGATGGCCGAGCGGATCGTCTCGTCGTGGCACGGCGGCGAGCCGCTCCCGCGGCGCTTCGGCCTTCACAAGCGCGAGCGCGGCACGTCGCTGCGGAGTGCCGGCTCGAACTGACCGGTAGCGTGACGGGCGAGATGCCCGCCTTGATCTTCGACCTCGACGGCACGCTCGTCGACACCGTGTACGCGCACGTGTTCGCGTGGCAGAAGGCCATGCAGGAGAGCGGGCTGGCCGTCGACGGCTGGCGCATCCACCGCAAGATCGGCATGAGCGGCGGCCTGTTCACGCGCGCCGTCGGCCGGGAGATCGGCCACGAGCTCACCGACGAGGAGGCCGAGGCGCTGCAGGTCATCCACGACCGCCTGTTCCGTGAGCTGCTGCCGGCGGACGAGCGCCGCCCGCTGCCGGGCGCGAAGGACCTGCTGGCCGAGCTGCGCGAGCGTGGCGTCGTGCACGGCATCGCGACGAGCGGCCGCCGCCCGAGCATCGACGCGTCGCTGGACGCGCTCGGCATCCCGGAGGGCACCGTGGTCGTCGAGCGCGGCGACGTCGCCCGCGCCAAGCCCGAACCCGACCTCTTCCTCGAGTGCGCGCGCCGCCTCGACGCCCAACCGGAGGACTGCTACGTCGTCGGCGACGCGGTCTGGGACCTGCTCGCCGCCCGCCGCGCGCGGATGCTCAGCATCGGGCTCCTGAGCGGCGGCTACGGCGCCGACGAGCTGCAGGGCTCAGGCGCCTTCCGCGTCTACCGCGATGCGGCCGAGCTGCACGCCTCGCTCGACGAGCTGGGCGTGTAGCTCACGCGCACATCAGCGTGATGCGCATCGCGCCGGAGCCGCCCGAGCCCTTGGTCGGGCCGAGGCCGGCGTTGGCGCCGTCGCCGCGGGAGACGAGCGTGGTCGTGCCGGCCTCGAGGTCCCGCACGAAGATCCCGCGGGCCGGGTTGCACTTGGCCGGCGAGAGGTTCCAGGCGTCCGAGGTGAAGGCCACGCGCCGACCGTCGGCGGAGATCGAGGGGCGCGCGCTCGCGCCCATCGCGGGCACGCCGGCCGAGCTGCGGGACACGAGCTCGGTCGCGCCGGTCTCCAGGTCGCGCACGTAGACGGCGGTGGACTCCGAGCCCGCGCCGCGCGCCGTGAAGGCGACGCGCCGGCCGTCCTCGGACAGCGTCGGCTCCGACAGCGCCGCGCCCGCCAGCTCGACCTGCGCG is a genomic window containing:
- a CDS encoding HAD family hydrolase, whose translation is MPALIFDLDGTLVDTVYAHVFAWQKAMQESGLAVDGWRIHRKIGMSGGLFTRAVGREIGHELTDEEAEALQVIHDRLFRELLPADERRPLPGAKDLLAELRERGVVHGIATSGRRPSIDASLDALGIPEGTVVVERGDVARAKPEPDLFLECARRLDAQPEDCYVVGDAVWDLLAARRARMLSIGLLSGGYGADELQGSGAFRVYRDAAELHASLDELGV
- a CDS encoding FAD-dependent oxidoreductase, which codes for MERVVIVGAGTFGASLAWWLAGRGDEVVLVDQFEPGDARATSGGETRLIRCSHGPDADYTAMARRARTLWRELEAETGASLLTECGVSWFAHGDDGWEAASEATLRTLGIPVVHQDVREAAAQFPSFNGDDLAWVLHEPEAGVLRAQLGVQTLASAAAARGARIVRGVARPDGDRVVVGDEVLAADRVVWSCGGWLAKLFGGLVELRVTRQELFFFAGGPGWDRSPGWVDYDRAVYGTGDLDALGVKVAWDMEGPALDPDADLPPATDETERLTRGYAADRFPALAQARLVGSKTCRYEISPDSQFIAAPHPEHPSVWIVGGGSGHGFKHGPAMAERIVSSWHGGEPLPRRFGLHKRERGTSLRSAGSN